Proteins encoded by one window of Musa acuminata AAA Group cultivar baxijiao chromosome BXJ2-9, Cavendish_Baxijiao_AAA, whole genome shotgun sequence:
- the LOC135622497 gene encoding uncharacterized protein LOC135622497 isoform X1 gives MPPEPSPWDRKEYAFKDQRKHERGDALGGGGGGSSSASRWKDPYHGGPRDLLRASPRRPFSSHCRQGGGYHQVHPDDSVGHGCTPSRYERFWSEDDGYRPASVRHGGCYRTSSSGSSRENRGSFRRSPCWDSGDFSRQHRHDPHATPLRSVAAPISSTSQIPLKEQNDKTGGVDDGLGTGHIFDHRDHSLGSIPWKKWSRPGSLGFTKTSRSESEEACLEGVLPSGKENPIQSLVTLTLPPDEVAPRKKPRLGWGQGLAKYEKQKVEGSVETSVGGSKGSLSDDSQKVTSISGCLSPTTPCSATCSSSPGTEDKLCSRTVNDYDGMNQNSDLPGSAFLSFCEEISNNLDHLEVNPIRSLDSLLTDLFQSVDAFSGDSTFSRDSAMNKLLKLKGSISNGLEKIECEIDLLEKELKSLNCDTKTDSYQSSVKLANDSASEACIQPLAGLSDESNPSKDQKVETIEVAFVEEHVPCGSLVKHDNVIKDIYIINPETLSSKFHLAIEKLSESPLLIKDEKLKVTELQQIVDSDCGERIMVASEDGNRNCGDGDCSSVHVSFDEATQGKDSNLITSIIDSNMNAAKCASKVFGTAFSTNPLLSDIWGLVNFTSCRKNDLKIKEKLATRKCQLRFKERVLILKFKALHHLWKEDLRLLSIKKVRTKSSKRFELMSRSSQNGSQKQRSSTRSRFASPVGNLTLVPTTEIVNFTSKLLSDAQIKLCRNNLKMPTLLLDDKERKYNKFVTQNGLIKDPPSFEKERAMINPWSEDEKDIFMEMLARYGKDFTKISSSLNHKTTADCIEFYYKNHKSESFKEVKKWLDLRKQQQQCLPANTYLVASGKKWNHEMNASSLDMLGAASAVVAHDHCSSKSEKYAGSAVYGTCNDMKVSYGSSYLEGENSVDVSGQERDFVAADVLAGICGALSSETMSSCVTSFIHPAERINRITMDQLLTPEVTQNLDEEEACSDEGCELGSADWTDEEKSIFIQALGTYDKDFTKISSCMRTRSREQCKIFFSKARKCLGLDVIRQGTVLGGTPLSDANGGRSDTDDACVAEMDSAICSTQSCSKVDVDVSQSVANTSYEGIAHAAGNPFHAETDRSNEQDGDVFPGPNLVGGDEKVNNKKVSIFHDDKLASQGDNLQSKTHPKESIAAGLGCAEAIQLCEVADSADRETIVGGSTNVVSPNVSILTIGKTEPVVEACLEVESTKSTSSTVCNVDTTGGSPAEGLKVVVKTEASLSSKVGLSKKNTTNINLKANGKGLLCCGPDSNASAAALFSETVANVCHLAFDPRCQQQIQLDLQQRKLKQPQAILLKQENVHHVPLNSLLPDPSSICFGGTLNVSSETTLNFEQGNKWHQNLLKRGIYQQYMPRKLSVNQVDRNMHILRGYPLQALSQDVTREVDLTAGEKSSLLEAECKTNVVPQSNQFFMSGKHWNENNLLPSNSGILRSSRSENQSEAEIRTCIKNASSEIEEHRTGDVKLFGKILSHTSPLPQSSSSSHESNPRTSPELDGSSTTNCASIRRDNNRLVPNIGSGQVGLEALPVRTYGFWDGKRIQTRFSSLPETASMLAKYQGSLTGVSLYSAKDGMPSGNGVLTDYQQSYVQHLSSNGKRVENISELQKRNGGIEMVSGFQQQGRVAPLGAKNMMGGGILVGGGGGVSDPVAALKMHYAARASTLNNNIEAWRADMGDR, from the exons CAGCAGTGGAAGCAGTAGGGAGAACCGGGGGTCGTTCAGACGATCCCCATGTTGGGATTCTGGTGACTTCTCGAGGCAGCACCGTCATGATCCTCATGCGACCCCTTTGAGGTCAGTCGCAGCTCCGATCTCTTCCACATCTCAAATCCCCCTGAAAGAACAGAATGATAAGACTGGTGGTGTCGATGATGGCTTGGGCACAGGCCACATATTCGATCATCGAGATCATTCGTTGGGTTCCATACCCTGGAAGAAGTGGAGCCGCCCTGGTAGTCTAGGCTTTACGAAGACAAGCAGATCTGAGTCAGAGGAGGCATGCCTGGAGGGGGTGTTGCCCTCGGGAAAGGAAAACCCAATCCAGTCTCTGGTAACTCTTACTCTCCCTCCTGATGAAGTTGCTCCGAGGAAAAAGCCCCGACTTGGATGGGGCCAGGGGCTGGCTAAGTATGAGAAACAAAAGGTAGAAGGATCTGTAGAAACTTCTGTTGGTGGTAGCAAGGGGTCTTTAAGTGATGACAGCCAAAAAGTTACTAGTATCTCTGGATGTCTGTCACCCACGACTCCATGCTCTGCTACTTGCAGTTCATCACCAG GCACAGAAGATAAGCTTTGCAGCAGGACTGTGAATGATTATGATGGTATGAATCAAAACAGTGATTTACCTGGATCCGCATTTCTATCTTTCTGTGAAGAAATTTCTAATAATTTGGACCATTTGGAAGTCAATCCCATCAGATCCCTAGATTCTCTGCTCACTGACTTGTTTCAATCTGTGGATGCCTTCTCTGGTGATTCCACTTTCTCAAGGGATTCTGCTATGAACAAATTATTGAAACTGAAGGGGAGTATTTCTAACGGATTGGAAAAGATAGAATGTGAAATTGATTTGTTGGAAAAAGAGCTCAAGTCACTGAATTGTGATACTAAAACTGATTCTTACCAAAGTTCCGTCAAGTTAGCTAATGATTCTGCTTCGGAAGCTTGCATACAGCCATTGGCTGGTTTATCAGATGAATCTAACCCTTCAAAGGATCAAAAGGTAGAAACTATCGAAGTGGCATTTGTTGAAGAGCATGTGCCCTGCGGTAGTCTTGTCAAACATGACAATGTAATTAAAGACATTTATATTATTAATCCAGAAACATTATCGTCTAAATTTCACTTAGCCATTGAGAAATTGTCTGAAAGCCCCTTGCTGATCAAGGATGAAAAATTGAAGGTTACTGAATTGCAGCAGATTGTCGACTCAGATTGTGGGGAGAGGATAATGGTTGCATCTGAAGATGGGAATAGAAATTGTGGAGATGGAGACTGTAGCAGTGTTCATGTAAGCTTTGATGAGGCCACGCAAGGAAAGGACTCTAATTTAATAACTTCAATTATAGATTCTAATATGAATGCTGCCAAATGTGCCTCGAAGGTGTTCGGCACAGCTTTTTCAACAAATCCCCTCCTGTCAGATATCTGGGGATTGGTTAACTTCACATCATGCCGGAAGAATGACCTGAAAatcaaagaaaaacttgctactcgtAAGTGCCAACTAAGATTCAAAGAAAGAGTCCTTATTCTTAAATTCAAGGCACTGCACCACTTATGGAAGGAGGATTTGCGGTTACTGTCCATCAAGAAAGTTCGCACAAAGTCAAGCAAACGTTTTGAACTTATGAGCCGCTCATCACAAAATGGTTCTCAAAAGCAACGTTCTTCAACCCGGTCACGGTTTGCATCACCCG TAGGTAACTTAACTTTGGTTCCTACAACAGAAATAGTGAACTTTACAAGTAAGTTGCTGTCAGATGCACAGATAAAGCTTTGTAGAAATAATTTGAAGATGCCAACACTATTATTAGATGACAAGGAGAGAAAATACAATAAGTTTGTTACACAAAATGGGTTAATAAAAGATCCTCCTAGCTTTGAGAAGGAAAGAGCAATGATAAATCCATGGTCAGAGGATGAGAAAGATATTTTCATGGAGATGCTTGCCAGATATGGTAAAGATTTCACCAAGATCTCTTCATCTTTGAACCACAAAACAACAGCAGACTGCATTGAGTTTTATTATAAAAACCATAAGTCAGAAAGTTTCAAAGAAGTGAAGAAATGGTTGGATCTaagaaagcagcagcagcagtgctTACCAGCCAACACCTACCTTGTAGCATCGGGAAAGAAGTGGAATCATGAGATGAATGCCTCTTCTCTTGATATGTTGGGTGCAGCATCGGCTGTCGTAGCACATGATCATTGCAGTTCAAAGAGTGAAAAGTATGCTGGTAGTGCTGTCTATGGGACCTGTAATGATATGAAAGTATCTTATGGGTCTTCTTATTTAGAAGGGGAAAACAGTGTTGACGTATCAGGGCAAGAAAGAGACTTTGTGGCTGCTGATGTGTTAGCAGGCATTTGTGGTGCTCTATCCTCAGAAACAATGAGCTCATGTGTTACCAGCTTTATTCATCCTGCCGAGAGAATAAACCGCATTACAATGGACCAGCTCTTGACCCCAGAAGTTACTCAGAACCTAGATGAGGAGGAAGCCTGTTCAGATGAGGGCTGTGAATTGGGATCAGCTGATTGGACAGATGAGGAGAAGTCTATATTTATCCAAGCCTTGGGCACATATGACAAGGATTTCACTAAGATCTCAAGTTGCATGAGGACAAGATCAAGGGAACAATGCAAGATTTTCTTCAGTAAGGCTAGAAAATGTCTTGGTCTTGATGTGATTCGTCAAGGTACTGTCCTCGGGGGTACGCCATTGAGTGATGCAAATGGAGGAAGGAGTGACACTGATGATGCTTGTGTTGCCGAGATGGATTCTGCAATCTGCAGTACTCAATCTTGTTCCAAAGTGGATGTGGATGTCTCCCAGTCTGTGGCAAACACCAGCTATGAGGGAATTGCTCATGCTGCAGGCAACCCTTTCCATGCCGAAACTGATAGATCCAATGAACAGGATGGGGATGTATTTCCAGGACCTAATCTGGTGGGTGGTGACGAGAAGGTCAATAATAAGAAGGTGTCTatttttcatgatgataagctGGCAAGCCAGGGGGATAATCTTCAATCTAAGACTCATCCAAAGGAAAGCATTGCTGCTGGCTTGGGATGTGCTGAAGCTATACAACTTTGTGAGGTTGCAGATTCAGCTGACAGAGAAACAATAGTTGGGGGAAGTACTAATGTTGTTTCTCCAAATGTCTCGATTCTTACAATAGGAAAAACTGAGCCTGTTGTTGAAGCATGTTTGGAAGTAGAGTCAACAAAGTCAACTTCTAGTACAGTCTGTAATGTGGATACCACTGGAGGTTCTCCTGCTGAGGGCTTGAAAGTGGTAGTAAAAACTGAAGCATCACTGTCCAGCAAGGTTGGGTTGTCAAAAAAAAATACGACAAACATCAACCTCAAAGCAAATGGAAAGGGCCTTCTTTGCTGTGGGCCAGATTCTAATGCAAGTGCTGCTGCCTTATTCTCAGAAACTGTGGCTAATGTTTGTCATCTGGCCTTTGACCCCAGATGTCAGCAGCAGATACAACTGGATCTACAGCAGCGCAAACTGaagcaaccacaggccatcctgttGAAGCAGGAAAATGTCCATCATGTACCATTGAATTCATTGTTGCCAGATCCATCTTCTATTTGTTTTGGGGGCACCCTTAATGTATCATCTGAGACTACTTTGAACTTTGAGCAGGGCAATAAATGGCACCAGAACCTGTTAAAAAGAGGTATATATCAGCAGTATATGCCCAGAAAGCTGTCAGTGAACCAAGTTGACCGGAACATGCATATTCTCAGAGGTTATCCGCTTCAGGCACTGAGTCAAGACGTGACGAGGGAAGTGGACCTTACAGCAGGCGAGAAGTCAAGTCTGCTTGAAGCTGAATGCAAGACGAATGTAGTTCCCCAATCAAATCAGTTTTTCATGTCAGGCAAGCACTGGAACGAAAACAATCTTTTGCCTTCCAACTCTGGTATACTACGTTCATCAAGGAGTGAGAATCAGTCGGAGGCTGAAATTAGAACCTGTATCAAGAATGCTTCCTCTGAGATCGAAGAACACAGAACTGGAGATGTGAAACTGTTTGGTAAAATTCTTAGTCATACGTCTCCTTTGCCACAATCGAGCTCTTCCTCCCATGAAAGTAATCCCAGAACCTCACCGGAGTTGGATGGTTCTTCAACAACCAATTGTGCCAGTATCCGAAGAGACAATAACCGTCTCGTCCCAAACATTGGAAGTGGCCAAGTTGGCCTGGAGGCCCTGCCTGTGAGAACTTATGGCTTCTGGGACGGGAAGAGAATACAGACAAGGTTTTCATCATTGCCGGAGACTGCTTCTATGTTGGCCAAGTACCAAGGATCACTGACTGGTGTGTCACTTTATTCAGCCAAAGATGGTATGCCTAGTGGCAACGGAGTTCTAACAGACTATCAGCAGTCTTATGTTCAGCACCTGTCCTCAAACGGGAAACGGGTAGAGAACATTTCTGAGTTGCAGAAGAGGAATGGAGGAATCGAGATGGTCTCTGGGTTTCAGCAGCAAGGCAGGGTAGCCCCTCTGGGTGCAAAAAACATGATGGGGGGAGGAATCTTGGTCGGTGGTGGTGGAGGGGTGTCCGACCCGGTTGCAGCCTTGAAAATGCATTATGCTGCGAGGGCGAGCACCCtcaacaataatattgaagcATGGCGGGCAGACATGGGAGACAGGTAG